The segment ATCTCCCCTAATAAATCCAGTTGCGTTTGTAGCCAATCTTCTTGGGTGCGATCATAGGGACATTGTTTGCGTCCCCAAGCTGAGGCAGTGTACCAAGCATCATGATTACCCATAATCACCGCTTTTGGTAGGGGTAGATTAGCAATACAACGAACAATCGGCACAGATTCGTTGCCAAAATCCCCAACAAATAGGACGAGATCGACTCCTAAGCGTTCTAACGCTAGATTATCCTCTTCTTGCCATTGATCGTGAATATCTCCTACAACAGCAATCTTAATGTCTGATTTTAAATAAGGGATCATGTTGATTTTTTTGAAGATTTTGCATAAAATATTGATAATAGTATACCATACTGTTGCTCCTAACTTTTTGTTTAGGTTAAGTTCAATTAATAGATTTAATAAGTTAAGTAGGGTGAGCAAAGATTGTCTATCATCGTGTTATACTAAGGCTTAGAAAAAAAGTATTATTTATCGTTAAAATCTATGAATATTATCAATATTACGAATTGGGGATTGGGTTTAGGGTTAGGATTAATGACCTTTTTATTTATCTTTCGTATTGTTCTGACTTGGTATCCTCAAGTTGAATTAAATAATCTTCCTTGGAAATTAATTGCTTTGCCAACAGAACCGTTATTAATTCCTGTTCGTAAAGTGATTCCTCCCTTGGGTGGGGTTGATATTAGTCCGATTATTTGGGTAGGGATTTGTAGTTTATTGCGAGAACTTCTCCTAGGACAACAAGGGATTATCACTATGGCTTTGCATCATTAAGGGAACAGGGAACAGATCACAGATATAGCTTTGCCATTTTTTAGGCATAAAATGCGGATGATTGTTGAGTACTAAGCGTTTTTGTTGGTAAAATTCAGCAAACCCCGATCGCCATCAATCGTGACTTCTACCCCAACGGGTAAAGCAGCGTTTTCCCCATCATGACCAAAGGGTAAGTCAGAAACAATGGGAATGTTGAGATCCCCCAAGCGATCGCGCAACACTTCATCGACTGTCCAGCTTAAACTCGATGGGGGAAGATCGCACTGACTAAACCGCCCCAAGGCAATGCCTCTAACCCCCTTTAATGCCCCCATGAGCCGCCAGTGGGTCAGCATACGGTCAACCCTATAGGGGGCTTCTCCCGTGTCTTCTAGGGCTAAAATCACGCCGTCTAAGGGCGGATGCAGGGGGGTTGCTAGTAGGTGGGTAGCCACGGTTAAATTAGCGGGGAGGAGTACGCCTGTTGCTTGGCCGCCTCCCCATCCTTGTCCTTTGAGGGGGGGTAAAGGATGCCCTTCGAGGTAGTCAAAGAGGCGTTGAATAGACCAGTCAGGTTCGGAGGGTAGGGTGGTTAAAACGGGGGCGTGAAGCCCGGAAATGCCCGTTTTAGCTAAATTCCAGAGTAAGGCCGTGATATCGGAAAAGCCAATCAGCCATTTAGGTGAGACTGAGTTCCATCGCCAGTTTTCCAGTAATCTAGTGGTTCCGTAGCCTCCCCTAGCGCAGACAATGGCTTTACAGTGGGGGTTTTCCCACGCTTCTAGGAGGGCTTGGCGACGTTGCTGGTCGGTTCCGGCGAGGTATCCCTCACGGGCATCCCAATGACTGCCTAATTGCATATTATACCCCCGCGATCGCCAGATTTCTAGTCCTTTCTCAAAGGCTGGAAATTCCTTGAGTCCTCCACTGGGGGCGACAACTTGTACTAAGTCTCCTGGTTGTAAGGATGGGGGTAAGATCATAGAGCAAGAATCTAAAGAAATTCTTAATGATGATAGCAGCTT is part of the Rippkaea orientalis PCC 8801 genome and harbors:
- a CDS encoding YggT family protein; this translates as MNIINITNWGLGLGLGLMTFLFIFRIVLTWYPQVELNNLPWKLIALPTEPLLIPVRKVIPPLGGVDISPIIWVGICSLLRELLLGQQGIITMALHH
- a CDS encoding S66 peptidase family protein — encoded protein: MILPPSLQPGDLVQVVAPSGGLKEFPAFEKGLEIWRSRGYNMQLGSHWDAREGYLAGTDQQRRQALLEAWENPHCKAIVCARGGYGTTRLLENWRWNSVSPKWLIGFSDITALLWNLAKTGISGLHAPVLTTLPSEPDWSIQRLFDYLEGHPLPPLKGQGWGGGQATGVLLPANLTVATHLLATPLHPPLDGVILALEDTGEAPYRVDRMLTHWRLMGALKGVRGIALGRFSQCDLPPSSLSWTVDEVLRDRLGDLNIPIVSDLPFGHDGENAALPVGVEVTIDGDRGLLNFTNKNA